The Spiroplasma corruscae DNA window GTTAATTCAGATATATCAATCAATGTCTTTAAAAAGTAAATTATAAGAAATAGGAAACGACCTAATTGTACTTGTTATTGATACTGCTAGTATGGTTGAAGCTATAATTGAAATTAACGAAAATATTATATTAATTAATATCATCACAACTGTAAAATTAATTTGATTTAAATTTATACTTTTTATTTTTTTTAAAAAGTTTGTAGACTTCCATTCACAAATTAAAATAGATAAATAAAAAGGGACAATTAAGCAACCAATTGATAAGAATCCAAACATTTGAGGAGAATACACAACATTAAGAATTATAGTTGACCAAACTCAGTATAATAAAAAAGATATTGCACAAGGTATAAGTAATGAAACTATATATATCTTAATATCTTTAAGAATTAATTTGAGTAATAACGGAACTAGATTATATGTTTTTTTCAACTTTATCATTAGCAATTACCTCTTCAATATCTTCTCCAAAATAACTTTCTAAATAATTTTTTATACTTTTTTTAGTTCTAAAAACCTCTTTTAAAGTAATATCATCGCACAACTTACCATCTTTTAAAACAATAATTCTGTCACATAAAACTTCAATCTCATCTGGAATATGAGAAACAATTAATAATGTTTTATCAGTTTTATTTTTTATTTTTTCAAAATATTTTATTAGTTTTAGATGAACTTTTAAATCCAACCCAGTTATTAATTCATCAATAACAATAAATGTTGGATTATCAATAATTGCTATAAAACAATTTAATCTCTGTCTTTGACCTAAAGATAACTTATTAATATCTATCTTTAATATTTCAGATATTTCAAAGATATTAAAAATATCATTTACATATTCATCTTTCTTTCAATTTCTTCCTTTGAAAAATTTTATAAGATCAATTGCTCTAGTTTTTGGCGGTCAATTACCTTCTTGAAATTGAATTCCAACTACTTTAGATATTTCATCAGTATATTCAATACTACCAGAAGATTGTTTTTGAATACCACAAATAATCTCTATTAAAGTTGACTTACCTGAACCATTTGCCCCAATTATTGCAATGTTTTCACCTTTATTAATATTAAATGTAATACCATCTAAAACTGTTTTTTTACCATACTTTTTTCCAATTTCATTTAAACTAATCATTTTATTCCCCTACTATAATAGACATATTTTAATTATATATGACTATCTATGACAAATAATCTAGTAATATGTTTTATAAAATATTTTATTAAATTTATAATTATTTTAAGACTTGTTATTAATTATTTTCTTATTTTTTACTTTTCTTATTAATCCAAAATACATATAATAAATTAATTCATATATATAAAACATTAAAGATATTGAAGTATTAACTTTCATGTATAGAAATGAATTTAAGTAAAAAAATATAAAGAACATAAAGCATAAGAAAAAATATAGGTTAACTATCACTATAATTACATTAAACGTTAGTTGTATCTTACTTATATTTTTATCAATCTTATTAATAATTATTAACTTAGTTAATCAATAAATTGATCAAATTAAAAAAATAATTGATGTTATTAAACCTATAATTTCATATATATTAAAGTAATTCATTAGAATGCTAGATCTCCATAATTCATATAATATTTTTCACTTTTGTTATTAAATGTTGCAAAATTATAGCCTTTATCAATAAGTTTTTCAATTAATTCAGGTAAATATTCTTTAACAAACTCATTTGAATGCATTATCAAGATATTTTTTTTCTCTACATTATTTAAATATCTTTTAATAATTTCATCTTTACCATACTTTGTAAAATCTCAATCACCGCTTAAATAACCACCTATCAATTTATCCTGATTAAGTTTTGTTAATGCATCATCTATCCCAGAATAAAACTGTAAATATGGCATTCTAATTGGAATGGAAGCATTTATAAGTTCACTTGAAGTATTTCTTATTAATTCATTAGTTTTATTTATTTCATCAACTAATTTTTCTGATTTCATAACATACTTACTATGAGAATATGTATGATTTCCAATATATGACCCGTTTGCTAGTATCTTATCAAACAATGGTTTTATATCACTTTTATTATTTTCTATATTACCGCCAACATAAAAAAATGTACCTACAACATTATATTGAATTAATATATTTAAAATATCTGTATCATTTTCTAATGAAGGTCCATCATCAAATGTAAGCATACAAACTTTAGATTGTGATTCCAACTTATTAACAACATATTTTTTATCACTCTTTATTTGAAATAACATAAAAGAAATAAAGAATGTTATTAATATTAAACACATTGAAATATAAGGAATAATTTTGAATAACTTTTTTTTATAACTAAGTTTCATTTATACCTCTTATATCTAGTTTAAAATATTTTATCATACTTTAACAGTATTCAATAAATCAATACTTTTGTTTAGTAATTACTAAAACTACTTTATCAAGAAATATTATTTATAAAAATAAAAAAAGTTTTATTTGAATAAAACTTTTTTGTTTTTTTTGATTATGATATTGTTATTTTTTTACTGAAAATTTTAGTACTAATACTTTTTTTAATAGTTTTATTATTTGAGGTTGTTTGACTTAGATCAAATTTATAGATAAATAAATCAAATGTATTTGCTCCTTTTGTACCTTTAATTGTCACAATATGCCCACTACCAGTAAAATCACTTTTATCATAATTAGATTTAAAATTTTCTGCATCTTTAAAAATTTCATTAAATTTAGTTGTAAATGAATTGAAAGGTTCGATTGATCTTGATTGTGGTTCTGTCATATAAATCATACTTCCCTCAAAACCATCTATTTCATATGTTACATTTTCTTCTTCTGTAGGATTTTCAGTTAGTTTAGCAGTATCTTCATAACTAACTGATAGTTTTTTGTCACTTATTTGAAGTGCTTTTTTTTCATCACTATTATCATTTATTATATTAGTAATTTCAATTTCTTCAGCTGTTTGTAAATAACTGATTATATCAGAATCTGTTTTACCTTCTTTATATTCTAATTGTTTAATAACTGTTATTGAAAAACTAGTATCAACATCACCATACTTTACTTTAACTTGCGTAGTTCCAGCTTCTTTTGTATTAATTGTTAAATTAAATTCCCCTTTTTTCTCAGCATCTTTATCCATACTACTTATTACTGTTGCTATTTCATCGTTTGAGTTTTCAACACTAATAACTGAGTCTACTTTTGGATTATTTACTTTAACTTGCAATATTTTTTCAATGTTTACATCTAATTCTTGATTATCTATTCCGACTATTGTAGTCTTACTTTCTTCTTTTGAACTATTATCATTCCCACAAGAAATAACAGTTGAACTAGTAGTAACAACCATACTTATTGATGTTAAAATTCCTAATAATTTTTTCATATAATCCTCCGTGCATAAATGCAATATAATTATATAATATTAAAAAGTAAATATAAACTTTCTCATATAAGTAAAAATTGAGTTATCTTATAAAAATTATTTAATAATGGGTTTTTAATAAGCTAAAAAATAAATTAATATTTCTAAATAATTTATATTTAATAATAATATTTCTATATACTTATTAATTTTATAAACAATGTCCAATATTAATTAAATATTAATTGTTTTAGAATATATTTTTGAACAATCAGATAAAACTGAACTTTTTTCATTAATTATAGTTACTTTTGAAATAACTTTTGTTATATTAATATCAAAACTTGTATCTCCTTTATAACCAAATATTGATGTAAAATAATATGTATATACTTTTTCTTCTTCGTTCAAATCAACAATTTCTGTTCCATTTAGATCTTTTAATTCTGTAAATAAAGCCTTAAAATCATCTGAAAGATAATTTTCACCTGTATCAAAATTACTTATAAATAACACGCCTTCAATATCTAGTTTTCAAAATAGTATAAACTCATTAAAACTTTCGCTTGGAATAATATATTCTTCACCCAACTTATTATTTTTATTAACATTTAGAGTGCCACTTTCTGAAGCTATTATTATTTTTTCACTATCCTTTAATAACGAAATCAAATCACTATCATTTTTCCCTTCAACATAATTTAATTGATTTACGTCATTGGTTTTATCATCACAAGAAATTACACTTAAAGTTAGACCACCTGATACAGCAATTAAATTGAAACTTGTTAATATAGTTAAAATCTTTTTCATAAATTACCCTTTTATTCTTTCCAATTTAATTATACTAATTTATACAAAGGTTACCTATAAGTTTAATAACTTAAAAACTTTTTATTTTTCTTATTTAATAAATTAAGTTTCTTAGAAATAAAAATAGAGCTTTTATTTATTGGTTTAACAAGTAATAAAGCAAAC harbors:
- a CDS encoding ATP-binding cassette domain-containing protein, with amino-acid sequence MISLNEIGKKYGKKTVLDGITFNINKGENIAIIGANGSGKSTLIEIICGIQKQSSGSIEYTDEISKVVGIQFQEGNWPPKTRAIDLIKFFKGRNWKKDEYVNDIFNIFEISEILKIDINKLSLGQRQRLNCFIAIIDNPTFIVIDELITGLDLKVHLKLIKYFEKIKNKTDKTLLIVSHIPDEIEVLCDRIIVLKDGKLCDDITLKEVFRTKKSIKNYLESYFGEDIEEVIANDKVEKNI
- a CDS encoding polysaccharide deacetylase family protein; its protein translation is MKLSYKKKLFKIIPYISMCLILITFFISFMLFQIKSDKKYVVNKLESQSKVCMLTFDDGPSLENDTDILNILIQYNVVGTFFYVGGNIENNKSDIKPLFDKILANGSYIGNHTYSHSKYVMKSEKLVDEINKTNELIRNTSSELINASIPIRMPYLQFYSGIDDALTKLNQDKLIGGYLSGDWDFTKYGKDEIIKRYLNNVEKKNILIMHSNEFVKEYLPELIEKLIDKGYNFATFNNKSEKYYMNYGDLAF
- a CDS encoding lipoprotein, which codes for MKKLLGILTSISMVVTTSSTVISCGNDNSSKEESKTTIVGIDNQELDVNIEKILQVKVNNPKVDSVISVENSNDEIATVISSMDKDAEKKGEFNLTINTKEAGTTQVKVKYGDVDTSFSITVIKQLEYKEGKTDSDIISYLQTAEEIEITNIINDNSDEKKALQISDKKLSVSYEDTAKLTENPTEEENVTYEIDGFEGSMIYMTEPQSRSIEPFNSFTTKFNEIFKDAENFKSNYDKSDFTGSGHIVTIKGTKGANTFDLFIYKFDLSQTTSNNKTIKKSISTKIFSKKITIS